tattcacaaaTTACTCAGtgctaaatatattttttaatagacttattatttaccttatatgcaattcctaataaaattaatgttgCAACCAATATGAGTGGAATTGGAATTAGTTTGTTTATTGTCAATGAACTAAATAGTGTTGTTTCAGAATCTGATACACCAATTTGAGAATCTGATACTTTAGTTTGAGAATCTGATACGCCAGTTTGAGGACTTGATGCTTCAGTTTGAGAACTTGATCCTTCAGTTTGAGAACTTGATCCTTGAATTTCACTCAATGAGGCATCTCTTGTTTCTTTAGGACTTAATACAGAAACTTGTGTTGCTGTTTTTTCCTTTCTAAGTTCTGGAAATTGTTTCTTTACAGATTCAACACCTAATGTATCTTTTATGTAATTATAATCGTTTAATACAACAGACAATACTTGTCTGAATGAATTATTGTTTGTAtcattaaaattttcattaataagagatttataattattagcaAAGTTATTAACATATTCTAAATATTTCTCGCTATTATAATTCGCTGTTGTAAGCTCATCATACATTTTAcacaaatttttaaatacatcataaaatttagacataaCTATAATATCAATATCCATCAATTTCTTATTTCCATCTATAATTTCCttataagttttatattGCGTATTCTTTCCTATAGATCCGTTATAGTCCGAGACATTTTCTATATGTTTACTATAAAACTCGTTTAATTTAGTGATTCCGTTTTCTTGTTTTAAGCTTagcatataacttaaccacgAAAAAACGTATGTAACAATAatcatattttcatttgcATTTCCCGAcaaattattactattcccaAAAATTTCTTTAAGCAACCATAAGAAAAAaccattaattttatcgatatcGGTATAGTCTGATTTAGAAAGATAATTTTTGTATCTTGCaactttaaaattatattttccagAATCTAATTCATCAGGAAAAAGCAATTTCAAAGTATCAAACTTACCACACTAAGAAGCCAtttgaaaaaacaaataaaaataaatataatgatatttttataatgttaaTTTTACTATTAATTTATGAGTAGTATAACATCAATAAATGTAAGAAGatgcatattttattaaaaaagtgTATTTACTATGTATCTGGTATTTTTAATGAAGTATTCTATTTTATTCGTTTGATCTTTTGCCATGATagtcttttttatataaaatgcatAATCTGCGTCAAAATAAGTGATACAAGTATttgaattttatatatcaatTATTTGTAGTTAAACatgttattatcatttttaatatcaatttaaagacaatatggaacaatatatacttttattgtAGTTAGATAAATTGCCTTATTTTGGGGgttaaatacattttttaccatatgtatatatatcacaatttatgcataaaatcattattactaataatattctacataattttattataaaattttaaggAATTTTATagtgaatttaaaaaatatgtccTTTTATTTATGGCTTAGCGTATGAAAGAAACAACATCATCTCTTTTGTTTTAACAAATGATGCCCCAAAACTAATATACtgaaaaaatcgaaacaatTCAGAAACCCATTATTGCAATAATCttataagtatataaatagtaattttttaaaatatattaaatacttatatacttgtttcttataacatataatatagctttttctaaaattatacatttacaaaataagttgtattgttccattttttatgcaaattacaaagtttatattgtttttatttaatatagataaatttataatgtattttaATGGGtccaataattttatttttattcctatatacttcaatttataaatataccttattgggtaattttataatacattttcccatatttttcattctttaaaacgacaattagtACTTAACCCATACATATTATGCTATTTacaagcttaaataagtatttaaatgtaaattgtttttaaaataatacatattgaatattaaacatataacaaattaataagtattaatgtaaattttaaagtataatataaaactatgcgTAATTAAGTTGGTATATTGttctttaagaggagagagataagatatattttctcttttaatatataaatttcgTTAAATATTCGTAAATGTTCTAcatagttattttttatcttatatattttattgttatagcTATCAATGTacatacattcaaataatttgttaaaatttttatattttattaattctatgataaAGATATGTTGTTTtagattaaaaaataattattcaataaacactaataatataatacgcgttaatatgaaataataaaaaaactttTAACGTTAATTGAGTTTTTagcattttctttatttatccatttttttagaatataaaactacaaatccccaattggatctttaacaaaatatataacattgatatctttataatatattattatgtgtcttttcgataaaattaatatttaattatatgaagtttccacaataaaacaatatttcaacaTTAGTTAttggtataatattttattatattatatgtataaacatataataataatgcattatatctataatattatttataattattagaacaaactataacattaaattttattaatatacttatatttgttcttttaattatttaaaatataatttatttatagctcaaaatataaaatttaaaaattaatagtgattaatctaatattatatcttatgataaataaattatgccGTATATAgccatttatattaataataattaattttaatacaaatgtaaaTGAAATACAAAAGGAAAGTAGTagctacaattaaaacttcaaaaaatgttagatgaataaaatatcttttatagataacgttgtattATCGAATTCCGATCGATATaccatgcatctatattttatgactacctattatatattggtagtatgtttaattaacattaaaaatgtaCCCATTAACCtgaagatatattataatgtcgAGGAATATTCGATATgaatcaaattataatttacgCCCTGATATATAAGATTACTATACTGTTCGGTTATTAAAATaagatttaaattaaaacaaatatgataaaattaataagttttactaaataaaatgttttatcaaataaaaaacatattttgtaTTCACGATTCAAATAGTTATGGGTTAAAAAgtcttatataatagatgGGGTTCTTATGTATAGTTATCCCACATtactaataaaatatataatgcgAAGTTATAACATTTCcacatttaatatttataaacgAATTAGACATAagtattataacttataaaatatgttatgcaCCTCCTTTCGTATTAATGGTTATGACCTTTTTTGATTGCATATTTGAACATTTGAACTTCATCTCGTTATTAAATATACGggatggtacatatatttaattagtgcttaaattataagaaattaaataaagatataatacataaccctaacccgaatatggggtCCACAAACATAACCTCAACCCTGATCCACAGCATAAAAACTACAAAGcattatacaaaaattacttcccaatagacagcttcctaaatatatcaatcattattactatttatgaaatagtcactactcttcgaattatatattaatcatccattttcttcttattttttttagcttttctcttaaattttgtttttgagatcgtttccgaaatccaaataacgaatactaatataaaatgttaagaagtatacgattttttttgttaacgtttgcacatatataatgaaaataattttttagttccttattatttaccttatatgaAATTCCCCAAAAAATTGGTATTGCAActaatatcgataaaa
The Plasmodium yoelii strain 17X genome assembly, chromosome: 4 genome window above contains:
- a CDS encoding PIR protein; this encodes MAKDQTNKIEYFIKNTRYICGKFDTLKLLFPDELDSGKYNFKVARYKNYLSKSDYTDIDKINGFFLWLLKEIFGNSNNLSGNANENMIIVTYVFSWLSYMLSLKQENGITKLNEFYSKHIENVSDYNGSIGKNTQYKTYKEIIDGNKKLMDIDIIVMSKFYDVFKNLCKMYDELTTANYNSEKYLEYVNNFANNYKSLINENFNDTNNNSFRQVLSVVLNDYNYIKDTLGVESVKKQFPELRKEKTATQVSVLSPKETRDASLSEIQGSSSQTEGSSSQTEASSPQTGVSDSQTKVSDSQIGVSDSETTLFSSLTINKLIPIPLILVATLILLGIAYKYSLFGFGKRSKKQHLRGKLKR